The proteins below come from a single Pseudodesulfovibrio sp. JC047 genomic window:
- a CDS encoding EAL domain-containing protein, with product MKAPKLFIKPLIFMVVVFGMIALVTSFTFSTRIKREMTREYESKALSLARSVAESDISTILSQDAGSVQSRIDQYQAIAGVSYVLVADEEGTVLAHTFVPIVPEAVLHMVVETSYQRNREEHIIRDVELSGERFLHVTSPILTGIAGYVHIGMDMAVIQQNIQEAVVEQQLVMLVLFVGSVLLAFVFVLNISKPLTQLSEYAGRVAVKDFTNVPDIKSNDEVGQLARAMNAMTGQISELVGNLEDRVLEKTHQLQEARDALKQKVEERTCELMRTNTQLKIEIAERKVIGDALRKAEKKYRAIFENAVEGIYQSSPSGRFQDTNPALARILGYNSPEDLMSSIYDIGTQMYVDPNRRKEFLKLLEGKDEIKNFISKVRKRDGRIIWVAENVRKIVDGDGHVVCYEGSIEDITMRKKAEDQLKRQAFHDPLTGLPNRALFLDHLRMAMERSRRRKHMFAVLYMDLDRFKVVNDSLGHDAGDELLCGVARVLENCGRSVDTVARFGGDEFAILQEEISAPKDAIAIARRILEGVRQPFNIGGNEVFTSASLGIVLKTDGYDRPEALLRDADTAMYRAKELGKSRFKVFNRKMHDQALQLMELETDLRRAVDLREFEVYYQPIVQLDKRRVCGFEALVRWRHPVHGIIGPVDFVSLAEDTGLIYSIDNLVLEEACAQVKRWQTVAKVESGRDLTININISGKHFGHSMLGGQVARALEDSGLGPESLNIEITESALMDNPTVAEEMLQQLKDLGVSICIDDFGTGYSSLSYLQRFPIDVVKVDRSFVIDVETDADSQAIVRTVFSLGESMRLKIVAEGVETSGQLEFLENEGCKFVQGYFFYKPMTVEAVDRLLAGTVGA from the coding sequence ATGAAGGCACCCAAACTTTTTATCAAGCCGCTGATTTTCATGGTGGTCGTCTTTGGGATGATCGCCTTGGTCACCTCTTTTACTTTCAGTACGCGCATCAAGCGGGAAATGACGCGGGAGTACGAATCCAAGGCCCTTTCCCTGGCCAGAAGTGTCGCGGAATCGGATATCTCGACGATCTTGAGCCAGGACGCCGGGTCGGTTCAGTCCCGGATTGATCAGTATCAGGCCATCGCCGGGGTTTCCTATGTACTGGTGGCGGACGAAGAAGGGACCGTCCTCGCGCACACCTTTGTCCCGATTGTGCCGGAAGCCGTCCTGCATATGGTTGTCGAGACGTCCTATCAGCGCAACCGGGAAGAGCACATTATTCGGGATGTGGAACTGAGTGGCGAACGATTTCTGCATGTGACCAGCCCAATTTTGACCGGCATTGCCGGATACGTGCATATCGGCATGGACATGGCGGTGATCCAGCAGAATATTCAGGAAGCAGTGGTTGAACAACAGCTTGTCATGCTTGTCCTTTTTGTGGGCAGTGTGCTGTTGGCATTCGTCTTTGTCCTGAATATTTCCAAACCATTGACCCAGTTGTCAGAGTACGCCGGGCGTGTGGCGGTCAAGGATTTCACCAATGTGCCGGATATCAAATCCAATGATGAAGTCGGCCAATTGGCCCGTGCCATGAATGCCATGACGGGTCAGATTTCGGAACTGGTCGGGAATTTGGAAGACCGGGTTCTGGAAAAAACGCACCAGCTCCAGGAGGCTCGGGACGCCTTGAAGCAGAAGGTCGAGGAACGAACGTGCGAATTGATGCGGACCAATACCCAGTTGAAGATCGAGATCGCCGAGCGAAAGGTGATTGGGGACGCGCTGCGCAAGGCTGAAAAAAAATATCGCGCTATCTTCGAGAACGCTGTGGAAGGAATTTATCAATCGTCGCCCAGCGGTCGTTTTCAGGACACGAATCCTGCACTCGCTCGAATCCTCGGCTACAATTCGCCCGAAGACCTCATGAGTTCCATCTACGACATCGGCACACAGATGTATGTGGACCCGAATCGCCGCAAGGAATTTTTGAAACTGCTTGAGGGTAAGGACGAGATCAAGAATTTTATTTCCAAGGTTCGTAAAAGGGATGGGCGGATTATTTGGGTGGCGGAAAATGTTCGCAAGATTGTGGATGGCGACGGGCATGTGGTTTGCTATGAGGGGTCCATCGAAGACATCACCATGCGTAAGAAAGCCGAAGATCAGTTGAAACGTCAGGCCTTTCATGATCCGTTGACGGGACTACCCAACCGTGCGCTTTTTTTGGATCATTTGCGAATGGCCATGGAACGGTCCCGCCGCCGCAAGCATATGTTCGCGGTGTTGTATATGGATCTCGATCGGTTCAAGGTGGTCAATGATTCTCTGGGGCATGATGCCGGGGACGAATTGTTGTGCGGCGTGGCTCGTGTGCTGGAAAATTGTGGCCGATCCGTGGATACCGTCGCTCGTTTCGGCGGCGATGAATTTGCTATTTTGCAGGAAGAGATATCCGCGCCAAAGGATGCCATTGCCATTGCCCGCCGTATTCTCGAAGGTGTGCGACAGCCGTTCAATATCGGTGGGAACGAGGTCTTTACGTCGGCGTCACTTGGTATTGTCCTCAAAACCGATGGGTACGACCGGCCCGAAGCCCTGTTGCGAGATGCCGATACCGCCATGTATCGGGCAAAGGAACTGGGAAAATCCCGATTCAAGGTCTTTAACCGCAAAATGCACGATCAGGCTTTGCAGCTCATGGAGCTGGAAACAGATCTTCGTCGGGCCGTGGACCTTCGTGAATTCGAAGTGTACTATCAGCCGATCGTTCAATTGGATAAACGCCGGGTGTGCGGCTTCGAAGCGTTGGTCCGCTGGCGGCATCCCGTGCACGGCATTATTGGCCCGGTGGATTTTGTTTCCTTGGCTGAGGATACCGGGTTAATCTATTCCATTGATAATTTAGTCCTTGAAGAAGCGTGCGCTCAAGTCAAACGTTGGCAGACCGTGGCAAAGGTCGAGTCCGGTCGGGATCTGACGATTAACATCAATATTTCAGGCAAACACTTCGGCCACTCCATGCTGGGCGGACAGGTGGCGCGCGCTTTGGAAGACTCCGGACTCGGACCGGAGTCGCTCAATATCGAAATCACTGAATCAGCCCTGATGGACAATCCCACGGTGGCGGAAGAGATGTTGCAACAACTCAAAGACTTGGGTGTCAGCATTTGCATTGATGACTTCGGGACAGGGTATTCTTCACTTTCCTATTTGCAGCGATTCCCCATTGATGTGGTCAAGGTTGATCGGAGTTTCGTGATCGATGTCGAGACGGACGCGGACAGTCAGGCCATTGTCCGAACCGTGTTTTCCCTGGGTGAGTCCATGCGACTCAAGATCGTTGCCGAGGGTGTCGAGACATCCGGGCAACTTGAGTTCTTGGAAAACGAAGGATGCAAGTTCGTGCAGGGGTATTTCTTTTATAAACCCATGACGGTGGAAGCCGTGGATCGATTACTGGCTGGCACTGTCGGAGCGTGA
- the nhaA gene encoding Na+/H+ antiporter NhaA, with product MTIRQRLTCGLEPIEQVLLPFQAFFKSKTTGGILLIISAVAALVWANSPWSDTYFALRDTSFTVGFGQASLSKPVVLWVNDGLMALFFFVVGLEIKREFLVGELSSRSQAVLPIAAALGGMIVPVLVYVLVNWGTESARGWGIPMATDIAFALGILSLLGDRVPFQLKIFLTAVAIVDDLGGILVIAFFYTADISFGLLMAAGGLLLVAFVGNRLGIRSPAFYAIVGLLVWLTVLKSGVHSTVAGVLMAFMIPARTRCDASAFVQNATDVLEEYKGAMRPGTSVLTNSSMLSALLSMQYVTSRSQTPLQRLEHGLHPLVDFAVMPLFALANAGVVFGGDMGAVMSSPVAVGTALGLVVGKPLGIVGAVLLIFWISGGVPRGVHIRHFIGIGLLGGIGFTMSLFIATLVFGDAPLLLTGAKTAVFGASVVAGIAGYFVLRSAPTVEELLSGETSQHD from the coding sequence ATGACCATCAGGCAACGTCTGACGTGTGGCTTGGAACCCATTGAACAGGTGCTTTTACCATTTCAGGCCTTTTTCAAGTCCAAGACAACAGGCGGTATCCTGTTGATTATAAGTGCCGTTGCCGCGCTTGTCTGGGCCAATTCTCCGTGGTCCGATACGTATTTCGCCTTGCGGGATACCAGCTTTACCGTTGGTTTCGGTCAGGCCTCTCTGTCAAAGCCGGTTGTGCTGTGGGTCAATGACGGGCTGATGGCTCTGTTCTTTTTTGTTGTCGGACTTGAGATCAAGCGGGAATTTTTGGTGGGGGAACTGTCTTCCCGCAGTCAGGCTGTCCTGCCTATAGCTGCTGCACTTGGCGGTATGATTGTCCCTGTGCTGGTGTATGTGCTGGTCAATTGGGGCACGGAATCCGCCAGAGGATGGGGAATCCCCATGGCGACCGACATTGCATTTGCCCTTGGTATTCTCAGCCTTCTCGGCGATCGTGTTCCATTTCAGTTGAAGATATTTTTGACCGCTGTCGCCATTGTAGACGATCTCGGCGGTATCCTCGTGATTGCATTTTTTTATACCGCCGATATCTCTTTTGGTCTTCTCATGGCAGCCGGCGGGTTGCTTCTTGTGGCCTTTGTGGGAAATCGTCTGGGAATACGATCGCCGGCATTTTATGCGATCGTGGGGCTTCTGGTATGGTTGACGGTCTTGAAATCCGGTGTGCATTCCACGGTTGCCGGTGTGCTCATGGCTTTCATGATTCCGGCCCGGACCCGATGTGACGCGTCCGCCTTTGTCCAGAATGCAACTGATGTGCTGGAAGAGTACAAGGGAGCGATGCGACCGGGGACGTCTGTCCTGACCAATTCCTCAATGCTTTCGGCCCTGCTGTCCATGCAATACGTCACCTCCCGATCACAAACTCCGTTGCAACGATTGGAACATGGGCTGCACCCGTTGGTTGATTTCGCGGTCATGCCGCTCTTTGCCCTGGCCAATGCCGGCGTGGTTTTTGGCGGTGACATGGGAGCCGTGATGTCCAGTCCCGTTGCTGTGGGGACCGCATTGGGGCTGGTTGTCGGCAAACCTCTCGGGATTGTCGGTGCTGTCCTGCTGATCTTCTGGATTTCCGGCGGTGTGCCTCGCGGCGTCCATATACGACATTTTATCGGGATCGGATTGCTCGGCGGCATCGGCTTCACCATGTCCCTGTTTATCGCGACGCTGGTTTTTGGGGACGCTCCCCTCTTGTTGACCGGTGCCAAGACAGCCGTTTTTGGAGCCTCTGTGGTGGCGGGCATTGCCGGATATTTTGTTCTGCGCAGTGCGCCAACCGTCGAGGAGTTGCTCTCGGGAGAGACTTCTCAACACGACTGA
- a CDS encoding tetratricopeptide repeat protein codes for MNVDNRLQGVFSIERRAKIGTGTTARRVAQSALYYAQEVDDEIILLQGLNTKHVPFGEVEEITKDQLLADYLPMPQLFKEVVGNLRKVQKSVARGDKFRKRGETFTAEYEYANALNLDEQNVRANFGIGLCLLARDETDKARKVFDRIIQIDSAFGQDHKHLFNEYGIALRKKKLIGQAVDYYRRALDLAVDDENLWYNLARAQFEREDWAKCGEAVSRCLDLDPAHPEGKKLLEYLTGKGLV; via the coding sequence ATGAACGTAGACAACCGGCTTCAAGGTGTTTTTTCCATTGAACGAAGAGCGAAAATCGGGACCGGCACCACGGCCCGACGTGTTGCACAGTCCGCGCTGTATTATGCGCAGGAAGTGGATGATGAGATTATTCTGCTTCAGGGATTGAACACCAAGCATGTTCCGTTTGGTGAAGTGGAAGAGATCACCAAGGATCAATTGTTGGCCGACTATTTGCCCATGCCGCAGCTTTTCAAGGAAGTTGTCGGTAATTTGCGGAAGGTCCAGAAATCCGTGGCCCGTGGTGACAAGTTCCGCAAACGTGGAGAGACCTTTACCGCAGAATATGAATACGCCAACGCCTTGAATCTAGACGAACAGAATGTGCGGGCGAATTTTGGCATTGGACTGTGTTTGTTGGCCCGGGATGAAACCGACAAGGCCCGAAAGGTCTTTGATCGGATCATCCAGATCGATTCGGCCTTTGGACAGGATCACAAGCATTTGTTCAATGAATATGGCATTGCCTTGCGCAAGAAGAAATTGATCGGTCAGGCCGTGGATTATTATCGGCGTGCGTTGGATCTCGCGGTTGACGATGAGAACTTGTGGTACAATCTGGCCCGGGCGCAGTTCGAGCGTGAAGATTGGGCCAAATGCGGAGAGGCGGTGTCCCGGTGTCTGGATCTTGATCCGGCGCACCCCGAAGGCAAAAAATTATTGGAATATCTCACCGGCAAGGGATTGGTTTGA
- a CDS encoding cobyrinate a,c-diamide synthase — MSTLKGFVIAGTHSGCGKTSIALGLMASLSRKGLAVQPFKCGPDFIDPGHHALACARDGQPVPSHNLDGWMLDETTNIDIFNRYGASADVAVIEGVMGLFDGISGVTDEGSTAQMAKTLKLPVILVVDARSMARSAAALVSGYADFDPEVNIVGVIFNRVGSESHGDLLREAMSLMPDVPVLGCLKRDEAIATPSRHLGLVTPNQEGPDMDRYQRLADWVETGLDLDALLETLPQIAVDPPFEPVPQLPSVTIGLARDNAFCFYYEENLRLLRTAGARLVEFSPLEDTRLPEHLDGLYLGGGYPELSVFELGQNTRLRREIKAFCESGRPVYAECGGFMYLMNDIITGRGRYAMAGVFPIRAEMFEKFRALGYREVTTQAETLLGPAGTCGRGHEFHYSSIQDEPGMQSLPSVYSMTGRKGPITTPEGFQMGNTLGSYVHMHFGSQPEMARYFVDACKRESIRNMQD; from the coding sequence ATGAGTACGCTCAAAGGTTTTGTTATCGCGGGAACGCACAGCGGATGTGGCAAGACGTCAATCGCATTGGGGTTGATGGCGTCTCTGTCACGCAAGGGACTTGCTGTGCAACCATTCAAATGTGGACCGGACTTTATTGATCCCGGACACCATGCCCTGGCCTGTGCCCGGGACGGCCAGCCTGTGCCAAGTCACAATCTCGATGGATGGATGCTCGACGAAACAACGAATATTGATATTTTCAATCGGTATGGAGCGTCAGCCGATGTCGCGGTGATCGAGGGCGTCATGGGGCTGTTTGACGGCATTTCCGGGGTTACGGATGAAGGGTCCACCGCGCAGATGGCCAAGACGTTGAAATTGCCAGTGATTCTGGTGGTGGATGCACGGTCCATGGCTCGGTCCGCAGCTGCACTTGTCTCGGGGTATGCCGATTTTGATCCCGAGGTGAATATTGTCGGGGTCATTTTTAATCGGGTCGGTAGCGAATCTCATGGGGATTTGCTTCGTGAAGCCATGTCGCTCATGCCGGATGTGCCAGTGCTCGGCTGTCTGAAACGGGATGAAGCGATCGCCACTCCGTCGCGCCATTTGGGATTGGTGACGCCGAATCAGGAAGGCCCGGACATGGATCGATATCAGCGGTTGGCCGATTGGGTGGAAACCGGTCTTGATCTGGACGCGCTGCTCGAAACCTTGCCGCAAATTGCTGTTGATCCGCCGTTCGAGCCGGTCCCCCAGTTGCCCAGTGTCACCATCGGATTGGCTCGGGACAATGCCTTTTGTTTTTATTATGAAGAGAATCTGCGGCTGTTGCGCACGGCCGGGGCTCGCTTGGTGGAATTTTCACCCCTTGAAGATACGCGGCTGCCTGAACATCTTGATGGGTTGTATCTGGGAGGAGGATACCCGGAATTGTCTGTCTTTGAGTTGGGACAAAACACCCGGCTTCGTCGAGAGATCAAGGCATTTTGCGAATCAGGACGCCCGGTGTACGCCGAGTGTGGCGGGTTCATGTATTTGATGAACGACATCATTACGGGGCGGGGGCGATATGCCATGGCCGGGGTCTTTCCGATTCGGGCAGAGATGTTTGAAAAATTCCGTGCCCTTGGATACCGGGAAGTGACCACGCAGGCCGAAACACTTTTGGGACCGGCCGGAACCTGTGGGCGTGGCCATGAATTTCATTATTCTTCGATTCAGGATGAGCCGGGAATGCAATCGTTGCCGTCTGTGTATTCCATGACCGGGCGCAAGGGACCGATCACGACTCCGGAAGGGTTTCAGATGGGGAATACGCTCGGGTCGTATGTGCATATGCATTTTGGCAGTCAGCCTGAGATGGCGCGCTATTTCGTGGATGCGTGCAAGCGTGAATCTATTCGGAACATGCAGGATTGA
- the dinB gene encoding DNA polymerase IV produces the protein MQHWILHIDMDAFFASVEQLDNPELRGQPVAVGGSSERGVVSAASYEVRAYGVHSAMSVVKARQLCPNIILVPGRMKRYKAVSRLAMGVLHEFSPTVEQTSVDEAYLDGTGLERLFGPIDEVARRIKTRMVEVTGLTCSVGAAPVRFLAKIASDVNKPDGIFIVHHQDVPTFLHTLPVQKIPGVGKKFVQRLKRHGVRTCGDVLRKPRYYWEERLGKYGGALHDRASGIDPTPVMVSSGAKSCSAENTFHQDTTDRDILKKWLLVQSERVGADLRRHGYKGRTVTLKIKYADFKQITRSKSLDGRTDETSVIFETVCGLLQRERLRRAVRLIGVGVSNFEIRTRQVMLFEESPLELEATSELDKAVDAVRRKFGGTAVTRVDLLGFQGKKTDSDK, from the coding sequence ATGCAGCATTGGATACTTCACATCGACATGGACGCCTTTTTTGCCTCTGTGGAGCAGCTCGATAACCCCGAATTGCGCGGTCAGCCCGTGGCGGTCGGTGGGTCTTCTGAACGGGGGGTTGTCTCAGCCGCAAGCTATGAAGTCCGGGCGTATGGCGTGCATTCGGCCATGAGCGTGGTCAAGGCGCGGCAATTGTGCCCGAATATCATTCTCGTGCCCGGTCGGATGAAGCGGTACAAGGCTGTTTCGCGTCTGGCCATGGGCGTGTTGCACGAGTTCTCTCCGACGGTCGAACAGACCAGTGTGGATGAAGCCTATCTGGATGGGACCGGACTGGAGCGACTGTTCGGGCCGATTGACGAAGTCGCTCGGCGGATCAAGACCCGGATGGTGGAGGTCACTGGATTGACCTGTTCCGTTGGTGCCGCCCCGGTTCGTTTTTTGGCCAAGATCGCATCCGATGTGAATAAACCAGATGGTATTTTCATCGTGCATCACCAGGATGTCCCGACATTTTTGCACACGCTACCCGTCCAGAAAATTCCCGGTGTCGGTAAAAAGTTTGTTCAAAGATTGAAACGGCATGGAGTTCGAACCTGTGGCGATGTGTTGCGTAAACCACGTTATTATTGGGAAGAAAGACTTGGCAAGTATGGTGGTGCACTGCATGATCGCGCCAGTGGAATCGACCCGACGCCGGTCATGGTTTCCTCGGGTGCCAAGAGTTGCAGCGCGGAAAATACGTTTCATCAAGATACCACGGACAGAGATATTTTGAAGAAGTGGTTGCTTGTTCAATCGGAACGGGTTGGGGCAGATCTTCGACGACATGGCTACAAGGGGCGGACCGTGACGCTCAAAATCAAATACGCTGACTTCAAGCAGATCACGCGGTCCAAAAGTCTGGATGGACGCACGGATGAAACCTCGGTCATTTTCGAAACCGTGTGTGGCCTTTTGCAACGGGAGCGGCTGCGCCGGGCCGTGCGACTTATCGGGGTCGGCGTTTCCAATTTTGAAATACGCACACGACAGGTCATGCTTTTTGAAGAGTCGCCGTTGGAACTGGAAGCGACCAGCGAACTGGACAAGGCCGTGGATGCGGTCCGCCGTAAATTTGGTGGGACAGCCGTGACGCGTGTGGACCTGCTGGGATTTCAGGGAAAAAAAACGGATTCTGATAAATAA
- the fliJ gene encoding flagellar export protein FliJ — protein sequence MSKPFEFQLEKVLEYREQLEEQAKGALALAKAARETQAARVTALEEQLRKHLLTENTSHSSANDMWLWRQYKDALTQDLSVERVNLNTLELKLQRCRTEAVERSKEKKLLEKLKATQAKKHHDEENARQEKENDEMATLRYKSQNF from the coding sequence GTGTCAAAACCATTTGAATTTCAACTGGAAAAGGTTCTCGAATACCGGGAGCAGCTCGAAGAGCAGGCCAAGGGTGCTTTGGCATTGGCCAAGGCTGCGCGGGAGACGCAGGCGGCCAGGGTAACTGCGTTGGAAGAGCAACTGCGGAAACATCTGCTGACGGAAAACACGTCCCATTCTTCAGCCAATGATATGTGGTTGTGGCGGCAGTACAAGGACGCGTTGACTCAGGATCTTTCTGTTGAACGGGTGAACCTGAATACTTTGGAACTCAAATTGCAAAGATGTCGGACGGAGGCCGTGGAACGCTCCAAGGAAAAAAAACTTCTGGAGAAGCTCAAGGCAACACAAGCCAAGAAGCATCATGACGAAGAAAACGCCCGCCAAGAGAAGGAAAACGATGAAATGGCAACGCTTCGGTACAAATCTCAAAATTTCTAG
- a CDS encoding magnesium transporter MgtE, producing the protein MKWQRFGTNLKISRILASLVFLALLKLAVFGMLSVDSLTLKVVESVLPDSVASVASAAETEKPSSTPIADTADSEANRRIQAEAEADKAAALRTEDDLPKEWKALKRKEEQLAIKERTLKEMEASIKAEAAKVEKLHAELRQMLDEAKRVKDKRVKQLVDMLSNTKAKKAAEILQNMDDDLAVKVLSGMRGRQAGQILSFVEANKAARLSEELTKLQIPFDADM; encoded by the coding sequence ATGAAATGGCAACGCTTCGGTACAAATCTCAAAATTTCTAGAATTCTCGCCAGCCTCGTCTTTTTGGCGTTGCTCAAGCTCGCGGTATTCGGAATGCTCAGTGTCGATTCTCTGACACTCAAGGTCGTGGAATCGGTTTTGCCCGACAGTGTGGCCTCTGTGGCCAGTGCTGCGGAAACCGAAAAACCGTCTTCCACTCCCATTGCGGATACGGCTGATTCAGAGGCCAACCGGCGGATTCAGGCAGAGGCTGAAGCGGACAAGGCCGCCGCGTTGCGGACAGAAGACGATTTGCCCAAGGAGTGGAAAGCCCTCAAGCGCAAAGAGGAACAGCTCGCCATCAAGGAGCGCACGCTCAAGGAGATGGAGGCCAGTATCAAGGCCGAGGCCGCCAAGGTGGAGAAGCTTCACGCCGAATTGCGGCAGATGCTCGACGAGGCCAAGCGGGTCAAGGACAAGCGCGTCAAGCAGTTGGTGGATATGCTCTCCAACACCAAGGCCAAGAAGGCCGCCGAGATTTTGCAGAACATGGACGACGACTTGGCCGTGAAGGTGTTGTCCGGGATGCGGGGTCGTCAGGCCGGTCAGATCCTTTCGTTTGTAGAGGCGAACAAGGCGGCGCGGCTTTCGGAAGAGCTGACCAAATTGCAAATTCCCTTTGATGCCGACATGTGA
- the truA gene encoding tRNA pseudouridine(38-40) synthase TruA yields MIRIRLTLAYDGTDFCGWQLQPRDRTVQGELEKVLATILGTPIRVHGSGRTDSGVHALGQVAHFDCDDAREDFPWRRSLNALLPKDVRVVAAAKAPLTFHARYSAGSKTYEYSLWHEREFCLPQRRLFVWDCGPVDFSAMDAAARILVGEHDFAAFQNVGTDVSSTVRSISEISRHPGQTVHESMWRFSANGFLKQMVRNLVGCLVACGRGRMSPDAVSKLLDGRDRTQAPATVPPQGLTLMQVEYPH; encoded by the coding sequence ATGATTCGTATTCGATTGACCCTTGCCTATGACGGGACTGATTTTTGCGGGTGGCAGTTGCAACCCCGGGACAGGACCGTGCAGGGCGAGTTGGAAAAAGTACTTGCCACGATTTTGGGCACACCCATTCGGGTGCATGGTTCGGGCCGGACTGATTCCGGGGTTCATGCCCTGGGACAGGTCGCGCATTTTGACTGTGACGATGCCCGGGAGGATTTTCCGTGGCGGCGCAGCCTGAATGCCCTGTTGCCCAAGGATGTCCGGGTGGTTGCTGCGGCAAAGGCTCCCTTGACCTTTCACGCCCGGTATTCTGCCGGATCGAAGACGTATGAATACTCCCTCTGGCATGAACGCGAGTTCTGTCTGCCCCAGCGGCGTTTATTCGTGTGGGACTGTGGCCCGGTAGATTTTTCTGCCATGGATGCGGCGGCCCGGATATTGGTGGGCGAGCATGATTTCGCCGCGTTTCAGAATGTGGGAACTGACGTTTCGTCAACGGTTCGTTCCATCAGTGAGATTTCGCGACATCCCGGCCAGACGGTCCATGAGTCGATGTGGCGGTTCTCGGCCAACGGATTTTTGAAACAGATGGTCCGCAATCTGGTGGGGTGTCTGGTGGCGTGTGGTCGAGGTCGGATGTCTCCGGATGCCGTCTCAAAACTGCTGGATGGTCGTGATCGGACACAGGCTCCAGCCACGGTGCCGCCGCAGGGCTTGACCCTGATGCAGGTGGAGTATCCGCACTAA